The sequence below is a genomic window from Lolium perenne isolate Kyuss_39 chromosome 7, Kyuss_2.0, whole genome shotgun sequence.
TTAAATTGTTGCTAAACAACTATAGGTAGTGTACTTTTCATTTCACTACTAAACAACCATAATCAGCATTTTCTTTAACAATATGTCTCAACTTTGTCGCATGATATGATACACTGCATCTGAttctagaatactttaataaaagAAATGACTGAAGCGAGCACTAATAGCTGGAGAATACTAAATGGGCTTTGTGTCACCGTGTTTTTTGATGTTTGATGCAGGCCAATCTAAAATTTACTCTGTTACCATTGCAAGCTTAGTCTAGGCTAAATTGGTCTCTTATCTCTGGTAATGTGTAATTGTGCTTGGAACTTCTGTTCTGTCCTCTGTTAAGTTGGTAGTGTCGACCTGGTGTCTTGTTTTGGCTCATTGATGAAGCAGGTCACGGTCCCTTGGTCTGTAAATGAGGTTTACCTTTCTGAAAATTGAAGTGAGCCAGCAGCATCTAGTAAACAGTACTTTActtaaccacaacaacaacatcaaagcctGTTCCCCAAGCAAGTTGGGGTAAGCTAGTACTTTACTTAACCAAAATAACAAAAAACATAAATTTTTTAGGACCATCTGTGGAATGCCAACTATTATTCTAAAAGAAAGTGCAGCTGAATCTTCATAATGCACTCTGCATTCCATGATTACATCCCACTTATTTGCATGTAATTCTATATGAACAGGCACTGCAGTTGTGATAGTTATGCTGGTAACAACATTCCTCATGGTCCCGATAATGCTGCTGGTCTGGAAGAGCCACTGGATCCTTGTGGTCACCTTTCTCGTGCTCTCGTTGATGGTGGAGTTTCCATACTTTATGGCATGCATCAATAAAGTGGACGAAGGTGGTTGGGTCCCACTTGTCGTCGCaaccatcttcttcatcatcatgtaTGTGTGGCATTTCTGCACCGTGAAGCGGTATGAATTTGAGATGCACAGTAAGGTCTCCATGGCCTGGATTCTAGGACTTGGGCCGAGCCTTGGTCTTGTTAGAGTCCCTGGGATCGGCTTTGTGTACACAGAGTTGGCAAGTGGCGTCCCGCACATCTTCTCCCATTTCATCACCAACCTCCCTGCCATCCACTCGGTTGTCGTCTTTGTATGTGTCAAATACCTTCCAGTGTACACTGTCCCAGTTGAAGAACGGTTTGTCATGAAGAGGATCGGGCCAAAGAACTTCCACATGTTCCGCTGTGTCACGAGGTACGGGTACAAGGACATCCACAAGAAGAATGACGACTTCGAGAAGATGCTGCTCGACAGGCTCTTGATCTTTGTCAGGCTTGAGAGCATGATGGACGGCTATTCTGATTCCGAGGACTACACCTTGACAGAGCACAGGACAGAGAGATCCACCAGCGCGTTGCTGACAACCGCAAAGGCTGGGAGCAACACGATGTGCTCCGCCACTGACCTGAGCTACTCATCCCAGGATTCCATCGCACCGGCTAAATCGCCGCTTATGGGAAACAGCCTGACAAGGTATTCGAGCCAGACGTTCGGTGACGAGCTGGAGTTCCTGAACAGCTGTAAGGACGCGGGCGTCGTGCACATCCTCGGCAACACCATCGTCCGTGCGCGCAGAGATTCAGGGATGATCAAGAAGATCGTCGTGGATCATCTGTATGCTTTCCTCAGGAAGGTCTGTAGAGAGCACAGCGTGATGTTCAATGTTCCTCATGAAAGCCTTCTGAATGTAGGCCAGATATACTATATATGAACACTCTTGCCGCTCTTATTTGGTTTTGATTCGGAGTGAGCAGCAGCTGTGTAGGGCAGGTGAACATTGTAGTAGATGGTCCGTTCTTGAGTGAGCTTCATTCTGTTCTTGTCGGGAAGCACTAGTTTTGGAGATGCTGTGCTCGCTGTGAGCCTGTGAGGCCTCTCACACTGCATAGTATCATGATCCAGTATCATGGTTCATGATACTAATTTAGTTACTGGTCTTCGGTGTATCATTGCATAGTATCATAGTGTTTTAACTAAATTGATCTGCATTTCATTAATTTTGAGATTAACTGAACACAGAGTGCTGTAACTAATCGGAAGATGGAGGTGAGCTGCGCAGAGAATCGCTGAGCATTTGGCATCTGCATGATACTGCAGTGTGAGAGCCGTAATCTTGTCCTGTAAATGGAAGAAGTCGTTGCAAACACCAAATGCTTGTTTACCATAAGATTGGTTGCCTGACAGGATACCACCTACAGTTACTCAATAATACATCATGCAAAGGCTTGGCTATGTAATTATTGATATCAGTTTCTCTGCCAATGTTTCATTGTGTCCACCAGCCAAAGCTTTAAACCAACAAATACCCAGGTTTAGAAAAGCGGAAAAAAACGTCCCTTATATGCGCTGAAGCGCAATGCGGAAGCCTTTCGCATCGATTGCATAAGCGCTTAAGCGAAAAAAAAGAGGGAAAAATGCGCTGCTTATGTGCACTAaggatgtgtttggtttttgGATGGAGTggagtggaatggaatggttccgttCCGTTCCATTCCATCCCATCCCATTCCATTTTATGTGGGTGTTCGGTTGATTTCAAAAGCTGTGGAATGGAACCGGATCCAATTAGTCTAAATACCCAATTAATTAGACCCTAATTTAATTTAGATCCTAATTAACCTAATTATTTCCCAAACCACCGGGAGAGGCGCCCACGCTCGCGTCCGGTGACCTCCGCGCCCACGCTCGCGACCGGCGACCTTCGGCCCGCCCGCGCCGGCGACCTTCGCGCCGGCGACCTCCGCGCCGCGCCCGGCGATCTCTGCGCCCGCTCGCGCCGGCGACCTCCGCGCCCCGCGCCGGCGACCTCCGCGCCGCGCCGGCGACCTCCGCGCTCCCGCCCGGCGTCGGCCGACCTCCGCGCCGCGTCGGCGAGCTCGCGCCCGCTGCCCTGCGCCTCGCGTCCGGCGACCTCGGCCCGCGTCGGCGACCTCGCGCCCAGCGACCTCCGCCCCCCGCCCGCGTCGGCGACCTCGCGCCCGCGTCGGCGACCAGCGGCAGGGGCGGCAACGACCTCGGTCGGGCGGAGAACCTTGTACCGGCGGCGACCTCGATGGAGACAGGGGCGGTGGTTAGCGAGTATCAATTTTTGGATCGAGTGGTTAGCAGCCGTTCCACCTCGTCCGGCAGAATCGGCCGGATGGGTGGATTCCGCATCTTGGGCGAATATCCGTTTCTATGGAATGAGTTGGTTCCATTCCGTGCCGAAACCGAACACGAGAATCCTTCTCACGCGCGGAACCGTTCCATCCCGTTCCAGCAAATTctcaaaccgaacacaccctaaagCGTTAAGCGGAAGACCACCGCACCAATTAGGCTTAACGTTTTCTTGAACCTTGACAAATACTGATGGCTACGCAATAGTCTCTAGTGATAATTCATTAAATCTTTAGGAAGAACAAAACGCGTCCCTGAGGTAAAAGAGAAATTCATGTGGTATGGCTGATGTTGAGTCGTCCTACTACCACTACCACTAACGAAAGACAGGAAATAAGCATGTAAAAGGGCACTTTCTACAGAAGTTCCACGCGAAACACCTTAAATCCAGTAACTAGCTGTTGCTAGCAGAATGAGTCAACCACATTAGGCCACTAACCCCACATCCCGTTTCAGCTATGCTCCTTCATCTTGTCCACCGTTGTaaggctgctgttgttgctgctgctgctctggCTGTGACCAAGCAAATGGCACAGGCTGCTGGTTCCCATACATCCCCAGGGCATAGGACGGGACCATAGCCTGCATTGTCGCGGGCTGCAACCCAACGCCATTCTCCTTCAGCGCATCCTCGGGCATGATGTCCAGCAAGAAATCAAAGATGTCGGTCCTAGCAACCGCCGCGGCGATGTCATTCAACTGCagcgtcctcctcttcttctcctggGCATGGAACCATCCCCTCAGCGTCAGCTCTAGGATGAACATCTCACAGGCCTTCGCAAAGACTGCTGGCGCCTCACCAGCAATCATGCGGACGTCCTCGTCAGCCTTCATGATCCTCTTGATCCTCGCGAGGGGAAGGCTGTGGAGCTTGAACTCAGACATCTGCTCGATCTCGGCCATCTGCTCAGCCCACAAGGCCTGAAGCTGCTGCTGCTGGTggtcctgctgctgctgctgaagcacCTGGAACGGAATCTGGTTCTGGTCTGACAGCTGCACTGGGTTGGCTGGATAAGCTGGAACGCCCTGGGAGCCTGGAGGAAAGACAGTGCCTGCTGGTGGCGCTCCAGATACCATCACTAGCGGTGGGTATGTTGTTGCTGCATATG
It includes:
- the LOC127314573 gene encoding nuclear transcription factor Y subunit C-4 — encoded protein: MDQYSQPKEESATSDPPPAYAATTYPPLVMVSGAPPAGTVFPPGSQGVPAYPANPVQLSDQNQIPFQVLQQQQQDHQQQQLQALWAEQMAEIEQMSEFKLHSLPLARIKRIMKADEDVRMIAGEAPAVFAKACEMFILELTLRGWFHAQEKKRRTLQLNDIAAAVARTDIFDFLLDIMPEDALKENGVGLQPATMQAMVPSYALGMYGNQQPVPFAWSQPEQQQQQQQPYNGGQDEGA